In Acidobacteriota bacterium, the DNA window TCCTCGCCGCCGTACGGGCGCTGGCGGAGCTCGCCCGGGAGGATGTGCCGGACTCGGTGCTCAAGGCCTACGGGCTCGAACGACTGCGTTTCGGCCCGGAGTACCTGATCCCCAAGCCCTTCGATTTCCGAGTGCTGCTACGGGTGGCACCGGCGGTGGCGCAAGCAGCGGTGGAGTCCGGCGTCGCCCGCCACTCCATCGACGACATGGAAGCCTACGTGCGCAGCTTGGAAGTCCTGGTGTCCCGGCGCCTCGAGCTGATGCGGGATCTGCTGGACCGCGCCAAGCGGGATCCCAAGCGGGTGGTCTTTCCCGAGGGCGAGCACGAGAAGATCCTGCGCACCGCCAAGATCCTGGTGGACCGCGGCATCGCCCATCCGGTGCTGCTGGCCCGGCGGGAGAAGATCGCCCAGCGCATGAAGGAGCTGGAGATCCCCGAGGACCAGGTGACCATCGTCCACAACCTGGAGTCGGAGAAATTCGAGCAATACGCCGAAGCTCTGCACCAGCGCCGGCGCCGCGACGGCATGTCCCTGGAGGACGCTCAGCGGCGGCTGCGCTCACGCAACTTCTTCGGTCCCATGATGGTGGCCCAGGGGGATGCCGACGGGCTGATTTCCGGCCTCACCCAGGACTACGCCGCCACCATCCGGCCGGCGCTCCAATGCCTGGGGGTCGAGGAGGGCGTGCGGCGGGTCGCCGGCGCCTACATTCTGATTCTCGAGAACCGACTCATCTTCCTCGCCGACACCACCGTCAACATCGACCCGAAGCCCGAAGAGCTGGCGGAGATCGCTGCCCTCACCGCCCGCTTCGCCGCCCGCTTCGACATCACGCCGCGGGTGGCCATGCTCTCCTTCTCCAACTTCGGCTCCAACCGCCACCCATCGGCGCGCAAGGTGCGCCAGGCGGTGGAGATCGCCAAGGAGCGCTGGCCGGACCTGGAGATCGACGGCGAGATGCAGGCGGATACGGCGGTGGTGGAATCGATCCTCCAGGACCGCTACTCCTGGTGCGATCTCAAAGGTCCCGCCAATGTCCTCATCTGCCCGGAGCTGCAGAGCGCCAACATCGCCTACAAGCTGATCTGGCGCCTGGCCGATGCCGAGGCCATCGGCCCGGTGCTGCTGGGCATGGACAAGCCGGTCCACGTCCTGCAGCGGGGAGTGGAGGTCACCGACATCGTGAATATGACCGCCATCTGCGTGGTGGACGCCCAGGAAGCGGAGCACCAACGGCGGCGCTAGACCGAACCCCGGGGCCGCTGCGGCCTCCCCGTCCGAAGCCTCCTTGGCGCGCCTCAGCTGGCAGGCTATTGCCACAGCCCCCTCTTGCGCCTATACTCAATCTTTCATGGATTGTGACTGTTGTCGCAACAATGATTTGATTGTGTGTGGAGAGGCTCGGAAGTGCCCAATGTCGTTCTGAGTACCGGCCCTATGCAGCGCTGGCCCCTCGCAAGTCTCTGTTCTGAGAGGCTTTAGCTTCCCTACCTCGCCGCCGACGATTTTCCA includes these proteins:
- a CDS encoding NADP-dependent malic enzyme, yielding MKPPDRDDALEYHSRGRKGKIEVIPTKPTTTQRDLSLAYTPGVAVPCEEIREDPLKAFEYTARGNLVAVITNGTAVLGLGNIGALAGKPVMEGKGVLFKRFADIDVFDLEVATEDVEEMIRTVELLEPTFGGINLEDIRAPECFEIERRLKESLDIPVFHDDQHGTAIISGAALVNALELVGKKIEDVRMVFSGAGAAAIGCLRLYLRMGLRRENAILCDSRGVVHTAREDELPPHKQEFAVDTDLRTLADAMKGADVFVGVSVGGIVSQEMVRSMADEPIVFAMANPTPEIGYEDAQAARDDVIMATGRSDFPNQVNNVLGFPFIFRGALDVRAREINDAMVLAAVRALAELAREDVPDSVLKAYGLERLRFGPEYLIPKPFDFRVLLRVAPAVAQAAVESGVARHSIDDMEAYVRSLEVLVSRRLELMRDLLDRAKRDPKRVVFPEGEHEKILRTAKILVDRGIAHPVLLARREKIAQRMKELEIPEDQVTIVHNLESEKFEQYAEALHQRRRRDGMSLEDAQRRLRSRNFFGPMMVAQGDADGLISGLTQDYAATIRPALQCLGVEEGVRRVAGAYILILENRLIFLADTTVNIDPKPEELAEIAALTARFAARFDITPRVAMLSFSNFGSNRHPSARKVRQAVEIAKERWPDLEIDGEMQADTAVVESILQDRYSWCDLKGPANVLICPELQSANIAYKLIWRLADAEAIGPVLLGMDKPVHVLQRGVEVTDIVNMTAICVVDAQEAEHQRRR